Genomic window (Daucus carota subsp. sativus chromosome 5, DH1 v3.0, whole genome shotgun sequence):
gattttgtgcggattgttgataaaatgtcgtagagttgataggatttaagcacaatacttcaaaatctctttgattttgatgagattccaaaaaaatccatcagcacttgaatatcatcagattttgatggattttaaacaatcccaattgaataccatcggattttaaaacataatttaaaatctcaattgaataccaccagattttgtagcataatttaaaatcccaattgaatactttAAGATTTTAacggatttcaaacaatctcaatcgaataccctcggatttcataaataaaaaaatactttaaaatctcaattcaatactgtaacaccccagtcccacatcgaggagtgtggagactttagttcagtttataagtataagtactactactaattgcaccaacaaatcatgatcttttaggGGGCTGTGGTGGGCCTGTGGATTACCCAAGGTGTTGCAATTGGGCCAgtttatttcggcttattttcggattcggaattcgggacttgacccgattttcggaaaagactcgggatttgacctgggttgtttcatatggtatcagagccaggttcccgaaagcttgattcgtcaagttgtcggaggtggggacacgaaggctggtggtattatcccgcaatagacagagatccggaggcggggacacaaagccagccggtattatcccacaatggctagagaggttcgatctgggcctatgggctatgggctatccgttcggcctgacgaggacgtcaggaatttaagtgggggagtttgtaacaccccagtcccacatcgaggagtgtggagactttagttcagtttataagcatgagtactactactaattgcaccaacaaatcatgatcttttgggggcctgtggtggcctgtggattacccaagttattgcaattgggccagtttatttcgacttattttcggattcggaattcgggacttgacccgattttcggaaaagactcgggatttgacccgggttgtttcaaATACACCCCTGTAACTGGCTGTAAGTCCCGTTCTCATTTTTACcgtaacaaaataataaatcgaTTACCAAGATTATAAATTCTTTATCCTGTATTTATTCGATCATTCTAATCATGATTTCATTTCTGAACCATATAAACCCGTCGGCCATACAGGTCGGGTCATCCCTGGGAATACGTATATAATCGGATCATAAGTTTGGGGTATTTCAAAATCGCTCTTACAAGCTCCCCCAATGTTCGAAACCTAGGGTTTCATTCAAGTGTAAGTCATTTCCCATCTCTCTCCAATTAAACTATACATACATATCTTTGTATCTATCAATGTCAGATTACATACCTCAGGAGCTCTTACATGAAATCCTCATTAAAttacctgtcgaatctcttgttCGTTTCACTATTGTTTGCAAATCTTGGTACTCTATAATCACTGATCCACAATTCGTTAATTTACAATGCAATTATGCTAATTTGAACGAGAATAAGAAACCCCTTTTGGTTAGATTTTATGATAGGGTTGTGAAAGAAGAGAATTATACCATTCGTTGCGATGATGAGACATTTTCGGAGGAATTTACGAGGGTCGAGTTTCCATTTAAGAGCCCACTTGGGTATTTTAGGATTGTTGGGATTTGTAATGGGTTAGTGTGTTTGTCGGATGATTTGTTTGGGGATACGGAGAGGGTGATTTTGTGGAACCCAGCGGTTAGAAAGTCGGTTGATATAGAAATGCCTGTTAGGCCGAAGTATCCACATATGTTTGTTCTTGGTTTTGGGAATTGTCCTGTGACGAATGATCACAAAGTGGTGAGAGTTGTTTATCTTAAAGATTCGTCGCTAAATTTTACGGTGCCTCCTGAAGTTCAGGTTTACTCTTTAAGTACTGGTTCTTGGAGGGATGTTAATGCTGGAGCTCCTCTGAGTTATATGGTTGAATATACTTGGTCCCAGGTTTTTGTTTCTGGCTGTGTTCATTGGCTTGCGTATCGTAAGCAAGGGGAAAGTGGTTCTCGTAATTTGTTAGTTTCATTTCATATGGGAGATGAAGTGTTTGGTGAGGTGATGCTACCAGATTCATTGGCTAATGATATTGTGTATGACATGTCTGTTAGCATATGCGGGGATTCTCTTGCTGCACTTAAATACAATAAGGAAATTGGACAAGAGTCATGTGTTGTATGGGTGATGAGAGAGTATGGAGTTTCTGAGTCATGGACTAAGTTATACACTATTCGTGTGCCAGAGACGTTGACAAGAACGATAGGCTTTAGGAAGGACGGTGAAGTTGTATTATCATTATGTAATAATGAGCTAGTTTCTTATGATCCGGTAACTGGTCAGATAAAGGGCCTAGGTATCACTGGAAATATACGGTCGTTTTTTGTTGGTAATTACGTGGAAAGCCTAGTTTTGCTGAAAGGACAAAGTAGCCTCAGAGAAGGTATCCCAAACCTTTTTGCTGCTGGTGCAACAGAAAATGCTGTTATAGCAGAGCAATAATAATTTTGGAAGATAATGCTGAGAAGACAAAGTAGGCAAGGTAGATCACTTCTTGTGTGCATAATACTGATATTGTAATGATTTATGTTTCTACCCTGCGTGTTTGTCCCCCACCCCAATTGAAGGCCAATATAATTTCTATGCCATAATATTGTCATGTTAAAATTACAATGAGAATGCAAAAAGCCTGACTTTGTTACTTCTTTTCTCTTTTGAATACCGCTCTCATACTATTTACCATGGCAACTTTCTCAGGGTTGCTTTAAATGTATTCAggtctttgaaatatttttcatttgcaTGTATACATACATCAATAACACAGACAAAATAACGTGTCTTGGGCGAAAAGAAATTTCTATTTTCTTACTAGTCTCATCTTATGTTGTTGTGTCATAGACTCATAGTTCTCCTAATGGGATTGATTCTGGCACAGGTTCAATAAATGGAAATCTCGGTATTCAAGTCTGATGGAGTTTCGACGGGAAGGCTAATGGGCAACAAATTGATAGAGGCATAGAGCCTCTCTTCTCCTTTTACTTGTAGTGCAACTATTATCTCATCAGTCATTttattcattttgattttccgACTTGTTTCTTTAGCAGCATAACAGTTCTATGTAATGGCGTAAAATTGTactgatataaatttttttatatgggAAACTCATAATCTTTTAAGCTCCTGCTAGTATAGCTTGTGGTTCATGTTGAATTTTGGCTTGTCGATATCTACATATAGTTTGCAAATAGTTTGCAAGCAGTATTATGCGATGGAAAAAATTGATGTGTTGATATGAAACCatagttttggaataaaaaaaatatttacaggcAGCAAgtagttaattattattaaatttttttcagaaaataactTGCTTATTACGAATCTGAggtgttattaattattattgttattttcagaatttttttttcacttatcatgaatttgaaattttatacgATTAGGCCAATGTTTTTAAAGCATATATGTCATCAATCAAATTTGTCCTTCCGATTCTTCTTCCGTCCCAAATCGAGTGCTCTGTTTACATGCATTTTGATGTATTCAGaaaaatatctataaataatatcttttgatTTCTCTGCttcatataaacatataaccctcataatatttttattgaatgcattaaaatatgcaaaaaaaaaaaagaatatttttataatttattaaaatgtgTGCAAAAGAATTGTTAAACTCATTTTAAGACCAAGAGTAGtttaaaaacagaaaattcTGACAGAAATCCCGCTAAACGGGCACATAATCCAAACATTGTGCAAGAAAATGAGCTCCTACTCATCAAACTATCTACGCCTACTATCACTTACAAAGCTCTTAACATCTCACGTCAACAATGCTCGTCACGACCAAGCCCTTTCTCTCTTCCACCACATTCACTCCACTCTCTCTCTCGACCCCTTTGTCTTCCCCCTTGCTCTTAAGTCCTGCGCCGCCATTAATCGCCCTCTTCTCGCCACTTCCATTCATTCCCACCTCATCAAAACCTCCCACATCACAAATAACCCTTACATTGCGTGTGCCCTTATCGATATGTATGGCAAATGTGTGTCTATCGCGTCTGCACGCcaagtgtttgatgaaatgcctgAGAGAAATGTGGTTATGTGGAATGCTATGATTTCGATATATGTGCATTGTAGTGATCAGGTGGGAAAAGGGTTGGAGTTGTTTGAGGTTATGGATGTTTTGCCTAATCAGTCCACGTTTAATTCGATTATAGCGGGGTTGAGTGAGGTGGAGGATGGGTCGTATAAGGCGATTGAGTTTTATAGACGGATGAGGGCGTTGGGGTTGAAAGCTAATTTGATTACTGTTCTTGCTTTGATGAATGCTTGTGTGGGGATGGGGGTTTTGAATATGGTTAAGGAGGTTCATGGGTATTCGATAAGGAATGATATTGATTGGCATGCGCATTTTAGGAGTGGATTGGTGGAGGCGTATGGGCGGTGTGGGTGTCTTGATAATGCATGTGTTGTGTTTCGGAGTTTGCAAGAGAGGGATGTGGTTGCATGGAGTAGTTTTATTTCTGCGTATGCGTTTCATGGGGAGGCAAGAACTGCGCTTAAAATCTTTGAAGAAATGGAAATGGCTAAAGTAAAGCCTGACGCGATTGCTTTTCTTGGAGTGTTGAAAGCTTGTAGTCATGCTGGATTGCCTGATGAAGCAAGAATGTATTTTGCTCGTATGCATGATGAGTATGGTGTTGAACCAAGAAGCGATCACTATGCATGTTTAGTGGATGTTTTGGGTAGATCAGGGAGATTACATGAGGCATACGAAGTCATTAGAGGAATGCCAGTGAAGGTGACTGCAAAAGCTTGGGGAGCTCTTCTAGCTGGTTGTCGAACTTATGGAGAAGTGGAGCTGGCAGAAATTGCAGGGAGGGCATTGTTTGAGTTAGAACCTGATAATGCTGCAAATTACGTGATATTGTCCAGAATATATGGAAATGTTGGGCGTCGCGATGAGGCGCAGAAAATTAGAAGAGAAatggaaaaaagaaaattgaagGTGGCACCTGGTAGTAGCTGGGTTTTCAATCATGACTGATGCCATATGTGGATTGGGGGAATTGTATGTATATACTATAGCTGGAATGATCCTCCTGCTTTAGATTCTCGGTATTGGAATACACTATCCTGTCATCCTGATTCCTGTATCATAAATTTTGAAACATCAGTAAATGAAAACCTTCTCCTTTGTTCTTTTGTCATTCATatattttagttgaaaagtgtgAGGCAAGACCGCAAGAGTATCTCCAACTCTACCTGGTCCTCGGTTAAAATTggtaaattatatgataaataaaaatgattgagAACATGTAAGTAATTCTTTACTCGAATCATACATTTTTCTCATCTAAAAAGTTAActgaaatatttgtttaaatttgttgaattttcATGAAGATTTCATATCATCcattatcataataaaataatatattatatttataataatttgaaataataataacaaactaTTTTATATAACGTTCATCAAATTTTTACGACGCTTTATAGGTTCATCGAATTTTATGTGATACATATTATCACGTATTTATATTGTTCGTTTGTgttttttaacttaaaatattactgctcttataattttttacaattcgttaataccatattaataagtaattaataataaaaatattacatatatgtttttccttaaaatttgttcatattattttatagaacaaagttccatgtagtccacatatttactgtagtaccgtagaccacatatgttctacaactatagaatgacataaaaacattgcaaatgtgttattttgcaaatcatgttctataaacatcattattttgttaaaaattttgacaatcctaaacattctacaagttaaatagtgaaaaacacattattctgcaaaacatgttaagtttgcagaacatatttacatattacagaacatatgtgttctacttgtcgaacataaatgattttcaatatttttcatgaaatagtgatatttatagaatgtatttcacaaaataataagtttcatacattttgcaatatttttatgtcattttctagttgcagaacatatgtggtctacgatactacagtaaatatgtggactacatggaacttaactcttattttataatatgctGGGGCAAGAACAGCTAACCACGTTATCTTTATCAATCTTTGCAGCAAACGACACCCAATCATTCTCAGCTCCAAGTACCTAGCAATGGAAAAATGAGATGCACGAGATGTTAACAAGCCAACAACCAAGGCCACCTCTTGGTcagaataaataaatgatattgtGTCATGTGAAATGCTTGTGCTATGATGCTATCACTAAACTATGAATATTTATTGAAATGTTTGTTACATCTCTAAATTATTGTACTTACATTTCTTTAACCTTGTAAACACCAAAGATGAGATGACACTATGAGAGGGACTACATTGTTCATAAAACAAACTAAGGTGACTTGCACTACATGGGACATGGCCAATTCTCGGACCTGGGGATCTAATAATGTCATCAGGATTagtaaatatgatattttttctaatttttttaataaatatattatcaacacatttttattaaaaaaaaaatttttaagtataatatttttacatgatctaaattttaaaaatatattaaaaaaaaagttagagGGGAGGAGTATGACTTTCAATTTTATTCTTCTACCCAGACCCGAAAGAATGGGACAGGGACATCAAATGTTGCCACTTGTTGTGCCACCAACATTACATGCCCATCCAAACAAAACAGACTGTAAGTCTGTTCATACCCAAAGCCACTCACACTAATCTTGCAGTCTTGGTTCTGTAAGAAAATGAGGGGTTTCTCTTACTTCATCAAACATTTTCATGGCTCCCCTTCTTCTTCCAAGCTCTTGATCCTCCTCTCCATCAGGTCATCATTTTTTGCACCCTTTTGCATTCTTTGCATACCCTTTTAAAATATCTGTATGTGTGTGTCAATTATGTGGATTTCTAGTGTTTTGTTTCAGTGTCATTATTGGCTTGGTGGTACTTTTTCTTGTGATCTCATGATTTGGACTTTTGAGGTTGGAACAGTACTGACATTTGTAAAGTTTGTACCTTTTCTATTTTTGGTAATTGAAAGAAGTCACTTTTTATGTTGATGATGTTATGTTGATTGGATCATGTTCTTGTGTGACTTATATTGAGACCCACTGTGGAGTTTCAGTTTCTGTTTCTTTTGTTGAATAATGATTAAACTCATGGATGTTTTGCATTGGATTGTTAGCTGAGTTTAACCATTATTAATCAGGTTCTTACATATTTAGTTGGCAAATTCAATATTAGGACTCGATTTCGcttctaattatatatattggagACTCTTACATTAACTGTTAATGACAGTAGTATATAAATATTGCTTTACATAACTGCTACAAGTGGCATATCTTAAACTTGGAATGAGAACTTAAGATAGCATtttatgtttctttttctttttgctagaaaaattatatttctttttatttgttcCATCTTCTATATCTGATTTCTTGTTCCCCAGTGTATGCCTGCTAATTTGATCATCCATGTTTGTTAAATGTTTCTGaaagccatcacatgttctttACTGCAGTGGTGGAGGCCTTGTAGCATATGCAGACTCCCCAGTTGATAGTAGAAGCAACTACTCAAAATCCACAAATGTTGAACCAAAGAAAAAAAGGATTCTGGTTCTTGGAACTGGGTGGGCAGGTACAAGTTTCCTGAAGGACCTAGATATCTCATCATATGACGTTCAGGTGGTTTCACCTCGAAATTATTTTGCATTTACTCCTTTGTTACCGAGTGTGACATGTGGGACAGTTGAGGCACGAAGCATTGTAGAGCCTGTCAGGAACATAATAAAAAAGGTAAAAGCTATTGATATTTTGTACACCTTCTTAATTGTGCTAAATAGAATTACATTACATTTAATAGcgttgtttgatatttatgatttttctgATATATGCAATAGGAAATATCTTTTCCTATCTTAACTTCCTTAGCTGAAATAGTATTTCTTCTCTACATTAACCCGACAGAGAAATGGAGAGATCAAATACTGGGAAGCTGAATGCCTCAAGATTGATCCAGCAAGCAAGAAAGTTTTCTGCAAAGCAAATCTAGATGAGGCCTTAGTTGGAAGTAATTATTTTTCGCTGAATTATGACTATTTGGTTATAGCATTAGGAGCACGAGTAAATACTTTTAACACTCCCGGAGTTTTGGAGTTTTGCCATTTTATcaaggtaatatatttcaagTTGGGAAAATACATGAAACAACCTGGACATCAACAAATATTTCTACTGATAATACAGTAAAGTTCTTAATTAAATTCTTACAGAAATTGCACTTGTAATTTCTTAGATTTTCTCCTTTTCTGAAGAAAACTGTGCCATGCGTCGCAGGAGGTTGAAGATGCTCAAAAGATTCGCATAACTGTAATAGATAGGTTTGAGAAGGCGGTCCTTCCAGATCTGACTGAAGAAGAGCGAAGGATTAACCTCCACTTTGTAATAGTTGGAGGGGGTCCAACTGGTTGTGAGTTTGCAGCAGAACTGCATGACTTTATCTACGAAGATCTGGTAAAATTATATCCCAGTGTAAAAGATCTGATAAAAATAACACTGATTCAGTCTGGAGATCATATCTTAAACACGTAAGGACACAAAGCTTATACTAAATTTTCTGTTGCtacatatttttgtttttgttctcTTTGTTGCTTCTAACACAACTGCTTCTTATATAAGTAAATGTTTGGTCtttatgtatttataattatgCATATAACGTTCTTAACTTCTCTTCATAAATATTTTGGCTGTTCTAGTTAATACGTTCTTCTAGGAAAATGAACCTTCTGTAGCGAAGAGAGTGACAGAATTGCTGATAAAGGGCTAGAGTTTCTCCTTTATTGAAGTTTTAAATTACATTAAATGAATGAGAAGTTTTATTTTTGTAGCTAATGATTtggaatttaccatccctatgaGAAGGATTTGTGCAGGAAAAATTGTCTCAGTCTAAGTAGTTCATGTTGCAACTGCGCATGGAGGGCCAAGTGTTCTAAAGTCTGGATATTATCAACTACTCCCGctgttttttaatttatgacgcttgactttttgcacacatTTCAAAGTGTTTTGACCGTACActtaatacaatttttaattttttatgaataaagatatgtaatatatactataatttagaaaaagataattttaaaaataattattttatacccGGTTAGGCACTTTGAAATCTGAGCAAAAAGTCAAGcatcatatattaaataacCGAAGAAGTATATAAACAACAATAGGTAAAAACTGTTTGTTGAGGGCAATTACTTTGGAGGAAGGTTACTGTTAGTTGCTCTAGTTTTTAACAAGGATTTGGTCTCAGGCTTATGCAGTACTATCTGTTAATTATGCCTTGTGGTTGTGGTATATTGGAAAATAGTTTTTTGGCTATATATGAGTGCAGAGTGGTTTGTGGTGCGACGTGCTTCTTTTGTATGACATATTAGGTTGCAAGTTGCGACCACAGAGTTACTGATAACATCCCCATTTCTTACATGGATTAGAGCTTATGTACAACTGTGGTCTGTTGCTGAAAAATTGAATTCGTAACTTCGGAGTCAGCCAAAGTATCATGTAGGCCAGCAAGGTGAAATAAATAGAAACATATATGTGAAGCAAATTGGTGCTTTTCATTATCTACTAATTGTTCTTAGAATAAGCAGAAAAatagttagagcatctctaacGGTGTTGGCTAAAATAGCTAAATTGGACCTCTAAGAGATTATGTAAACTTTgtcgaacctgtaagacatGTGCTCCGATGGGAGTGGCTATACTGATTGGCTATATTTTGAAATGATATGTTATTGTAATTTCaagttattataaatagaatatattgttttaatatggtaatagatGATGTGGAATCTTGCTACAGTTCTCTAGGGTTGGTCATATATAGCCAACCATTTcatattggctatattttttgccAAGGGAAATTGCCCATTGGAGTGCCCcttttttacatattatctaCATTTCCTATATATGGCATGCCACCTATACTTTTTGCTAAGGGTTTTAgtgggttggagatgctcttatgggATGGTCCTGGTGTACTGCATACAATTGTTTGGTTGGAGGAAGttttactttaaattttaactaattagAGTGTTCCCCTTCTCTGcttttattgtaattttttcagtaactaatttattaaaaagataGCCCCTTCTATTCATGTATCTCAGGAATTTTACCCTTCTGTGCACATTTGCTTACAGTAGTGACTGTAAAGCACAGACAATAACATTACCTGGTGTGCATAACCTGTGTTatgtttgaaaataatatttttgcatatttacaATGTTTATATAGTTATAGACTGCTGTATGGTGAGTTGCGTTGTGGAGTAACACTTTTTGTTATCTAATTGAATATTGCATCCACTCTTGTAATTATTTTTCCTCTGCAGTTACTGTAACTCATCCTATCGCCTTGTTTGTCATTATTTAAATTGGGTTTTCCTAAAAGGAGCTTACTAGTGGAATATAATGTGTATATCAATACTTTCTTTGTTATATCTTATACAATACAAGTAATATATCAAGTTTTGTTTCTCATCTATGAGCTTTAAAGATACAGATATGTCTTCTGATGTTGACCGTGTTGATTTTCAGTTTAGAAGGTTCACACCCCAAGATCCAATTGTCTAGAGCATCAAACTTAAAGTCCTTTGTGTCACATTGCAGGTTTGATGAAAGAATCAGCACGTTTGCTGAGCAGAAATTTCGCAGAGATGGGATTGAAGTTTTAACAGGATGTCGTGTTTTAAGTGTTACTGAATCATCAATCAACATTAAACATAAATCCACAAAGGAGCTAAGCTCTGTATCTCATGGAATGGTTGTCTGGTCAACTGGTGTGGGGACTCGCCCAGTTGTAATGGACTTCATGGAAAAAGTTGGCCAGGTCTGCTTTCTACTTGGATTAACTAGAATTTCTCATTTGTTGCTTGTATAAGATGATTATAGTTGGAATGTTGCACATAGGCAGGCTTGCAATATCACATATCACATGACATAGTCTTGTTTCTGGCTTACTAAAACGTTTCAAATCAGCAAGTGGTGTTGGCTTTGGCTGTAAAATTAAATTGTGTAACTTATGCAGACTGATAGACGGGCTTTAGCTACTGATGAATGGTTGCGGGTAAAAGGATGTGAAGACGTATACGCTCTTGGTGATTGTGCCACCATTGATCAACGTAAAATTATGGTATGCAAAATATGTAGCTTATTTTTCccatttttgcaattaaaagTTACTGGTCCAGTTAATATTATAATGCATTATCTACTAAAGAAGACTACTATAACAGTCTATCTGTTCTGTCAAgtcaattttctttttttgccgAGTACTCCTGTCCCGTTTTTCTTGTCCCCTGTCACAACCCACATTTTATTCGGTTATAATAAATAAGCTATATGTTACcagaattttgtatttttttaaaaaaaacttaacaaaCTTAATATGTAATTTACCATATTAACCTATATGGGCAACCTTTTCGGGACAAAGATATAAGAAAATGGGGACTAGAAAATCGGGACGGGGGGAATACAATTTTTATAAGCAAAACAGAATACAGAATTTGAGATCAATAGAGAAGAATAAGATCTGGCTCTTTCCAATTAAGTATCTAGACTTATTTGATGATTCAGGTGTATCCTGAATCTGAATCCAACATTACTAAAATTTGGGTCTACCCTGAATCG
Coding sequences:
- the LOC108220122 gene encoding F-box protein At3g07870, whose amino-acid sequence is MSDYIPQELLHEILIKLPVESLVRFTIVCKSWYSIITDPQFVNLQCNYANLNENKKPLLVRFYDRVVKEENYTIRCDDETFSEEFTRVEFPFKSPLGYFRIVGICNGLVCLSDDLFGDTERVILWNPAVRKSVDIEMPVRPKYPHMFVLGFGNCPVTNDHKVVRVVYLKDSSLNFTVPPEVQVYSLSTGSWRDVNAGAPLSYMVEYTWSQVFVSGCVHWLAYRKQGESGSRNLLVSFHMGDEVFGEVMLPDSLANDIVYDMSVSICGDSLAALKYNKEIGQESCVVWVMREYGVSESWTKLYTIRVPETLTRTIGFRKDGEVVLSLCNNELVSYDPVTGQIKGLGITGNIRSFFVGNYVESLVLLKGQSSLREGIPNLFAAGATENAVIAEQ
- the LOC108222061 gene encoding putative pentatricopeptide repeat-containing protein At1g03510 — protein: MSSYSSNYLRLLSLTKLLTSHVNNARHDQALSLFHHIHSTLSLDPFVFPLALKSCAAINRPLLATSIHSHLIKTSHITNNPYIACALIDMYGKCVSIASARQVFDEMPERNVVMWNAMISIYVHCSDQVGKGLELFEVMDVLPNQSTFNSIIAGLSEVEDGSYKAIEFYRRMRALGLKANLITVLALMNACVGMGVLNMVKEVHGYSIRNDIDWHAHFRSGLVEAYGRCGCLDNACVVFRSLQERDVVAWSSFISAYAFHGEARTALKIFEEMEMAKVKPDAIAFLGVLKACSHAGLPDEARMYFARMHDEYGVEPRSDHYACLVDVLGRSGRLHEAYEVIRGMPVKVTAKAWGALLAGCRTYGEVELAEIAGRALFELEPDNAANYVILSRIYGNVGRRDEAQKIRREMEKRKLKVAPGSSWVFNHD
- the LOC108224095 gene encoding external alternative NAD(P)H-ubiquinone oxidoreductase B1, mitochondrial codes for the protein MRGFSYFIKHFHGSPSSSKLLILLSISGGGLVAYADSPVDSRSNYSKSTNVEPKKKRILVLGTGWAGTSFLKDLDISSYDVQVVSPRNYFAFTPLLPSVTCGTVEARSIVEPVRNIIKKRNGEIKYWEAECLKIDPASKKVFCKANLDEALVGSNYFSLNYDYLVIALGARVNTFNTPGVLEFCHFIKEVEDAQKIRITVIDRFEKAVLPDLTEEERRINLHFVIVGGGPTGCEFAAELHDFIYEDLVKLYPSVKDLIKITLIQSGDHILNTFDERISTFAEQKFRRDGIEVLTGCRVLSVTESSINIKHKSTKELSSVSHGMVVWSTGVGTRPVVMDFMEKVGQTDRRALATDEWLRVKGCEDVYALGDCATIDQRKIMEDISSIFKAADVDNSGTLTIEEFRQVMEDMIIRYPQLDLYCKSKHLLELTDIFKDSKGNVRAEVDLKGFRRALAHVDSQTKSLPATAQVAAQQGAYLSRCFNRWDRCKSNPEGPLLFDKSGRHEFRPFLYKHLGQFAPLGGEQAAAELPGDWVSMGRSTQWLWYSVYLSKQVSWRTRVLVVSDWTRRYVFGRDSSRV